Proteins encoded within one genomic window of Macrotis lagotis isolate mMagLag1 chromosome 3, bilby.v1.9.chrom.fasta, whole genome shotgun sequence:
- the LOC141516705 gene encoding olfactory receptor 5B2-like, protein METMKNRTEVSEFILTGITDTPELQIPLFVTFIIIYLITLMGNLGIVALVFWDFGLHTPMYFFLSNLSLVDFGYSSAVTPKVIAGFLRGGKVISYNGCAAQMFFFSIFASSEIYLLTVMAYDRHTAVCRPLHYTTTMTPSVCTFLTIIAYVCGLLNSAIVTGQTFGLSFCSSNVVHHFFCDIPAILALSCSNIYINEVIIFILGGFTISFGLLFVCISYLFIFAAILRIQSTEGRQKAFSTCASHLSVVSIFYGTIIFMYLQPSSSHSMDTDKVTSIFYTMVIPMLNPLVYTLRNKEVHVAFKKAIWGQRLH, encoded by the coding sequence ATGGAGACTATGAAGAATAGAACAGAGGTGAGTGAGTTCATTCTCACAGGAATAACAGATACTCCAGAGCTCCAAATCCCCCTCTTTGTAACATTCATCATAATCTACCTCATCACTCTCATGGGGAACTTGGGGATAGTAGCCCTTGTTTTCTGGGACTTCGGCCTGCATACTCCAATGTACTTTTTTCTCAGTAACCTCTCTCTGGTAGATTTTGGTTATTCCTCAGCTGTCACACCCAAGGTCATAGCTGGTTTTCTCAGAGGAGGCAAGGTCATCTCCTACAATGGATGTGCTGCACAAATGTTCTTCTTTTCAATATTTGCCTCTAGTGAAATTTATCTGCTGACTGTTATGGCCTATGATCGACACACAGCGGTCTGTAGACCCCTACATTACACTACCACCATGACACCAAGTGTATGCACTTTTCTGACCATTATTGCATATGTGTGCGGACTTTTGAACTCTGCTATTGTCACTGGACAGACATTTGGCCTGTCCTTCTGTAGTTCCAATGTGGTCCACCACTTCTTCTGTGACATTCCTGCTATTTTGGCTCTCTCCTGCTCTAACATATACATCAATGAAGTGATAATCTTTATCTTAGGAGGATTCACTATTTCTTTTGGACTCTTGTTTGTCTGCATCTCCTACCTGTTTATCTTTGCTGCCATCCTGAGGATTCAATCTACTGAGGGACGCCAAAAAGCCTTCTCTACCTGTGCCTCTCATCTCTCTGTGGTGTCCATATTCTATGGGACAATAATCTTTATGTACTTACAGCCCAGCTCTAGCCATTCTATGGACACAGACAAAGTGACTTCTATATTCTACACCATGGTCATTCCGATGTTGAATCCTCTAGTCTATACCCTAAGGAATAAAGAAGTCCATGTTGCTTTCAA